One stretch of Bacteroidales bacterium DNA includes these proteins:
- a CDS encoding PKD domain-containing protein has translation MVCLVISTSISHLLGLTRQYYTMNLNTLPFFREVNSYRRSNAISLKVLGLSIILSAFTLLFPFSNAYSSIIPNLGLHSQSGPASNNPPVTYNETVSLCEGSLYAGSILNGDYDPEGSPLVTGIIAQPSHGSVTIDATGNYIYTPVPSYFGVDQVIFSICDGTAPDALCSNDTLFLTIDAFIQSSAGNDQEICSLASTILQGNSAYPGTGSWNLISGFNVPLITMISPSAAEVTGLIPNQTAYLFEYLVSNGACESRDTMQVVNYLAPSTSFAGYDQYICSAIPATLTMGANTPSIGIGHWTYIFGPGPVNIINLNDPNTEMTGLIAGTYLFDWTIQNGNCDASSSAVFIQVTEQPNVFAGNDTTICPGQSFISLSTSLANAYLDIDWSTSGSGTFDNPAALHPTYFPSADDLEIGMVILSLNASGNFPCGSVTDEMALYFGGNINVNAGPDDFLTPGQTAYLLGNATASTGLAVIWSSDGDGSFDDPTLLNTTYFPGVNDAINGNIILTLSSNDPDACIFVSDDMQLQYVNGVYVNAGTDASSCGDSYTITTASAGNYSSFYWSHDGLGNFTNNNGLNPIYHPATDESGPVNITLSAIGQSPATDTVTDQMILTIAYPKARISGSASICQDDSATLRFELEGIAPWNLTYTDGITIFEINDITQTPLLIKVKPIADHKEYTLLSIADAHCQANMTHVSGMALITILPAPVAQFGSQDECSGIPVHFQDISGPNNLIEWNWNFGDPASGIENTSNLQNPQHLYSQAGTYHVQLNITDINGCNAQIINNVNILSPPASSYSFTTHQGNHKVDFKVEGNTPSTLIENYTWYFGDGEQLTISPTQSEITHVYENSGNYTSQLLVSGKNGCSGQSTQIVQVGVVPTLELVLNNNNACQQSEVTASVSYTGTYSSWIIEWGDGTAPGMESAHQTSASHIYEIPGSYNIVARIITTDFPMIVTDSISFQINIFPKPNADFSSENHCLGEETIFTNLSVSEGLGADSYSWIFGESGSTMNTSHLQEVSFRYATPGNHEAILTATNSYGCVDTIQRNIEIVLPPSASFSSDASCVGQSIHLYDQSKKGNTDLNSWYWEIGGNNQTFSSTLQNPEFVLTEEGNYNLKLSISDEKGCTSKFDSTLKVSGFPMSVFNIEENYGHEQGRVKFSNGSIGGTTYYWDFGNGFTSTEASPRFPISTKMEIILSNWLPQIQADAATLP, from the coding sequence ATGGTCTGCCTGGTTATTAGCACATCCATAAGCCACTTACTCGGACTTACTCGTCAATACTACACAATGAATCTCAACACTCTTCCATTCTTTAGGGAAGTCAATTCTTACAGGAGAAGCAATGCTATCTCCTTGAAAGTGTTAGGTTTATCCATTATCCTATCTGCATTTACCTTACTTTTCCCTTTCAGTAACGCGTATAGTTCCATAATTCCTAATTTGGGACTACACTCCCAAAGTGGTCCGGCATCAAATAATCCACCGGTTACTTACAACGAGACTGTAAGCCTGTGTGAAGGCTCATTATATGCAGGTTCTATCTTAAACGGAGATTATGATCCGGAAGGAAGCCCTTTAGTGACAGGGATCATTGCCCAACCTTCACATGGTTCGGTAACCATTGATGCTACAGGAAATTATATTTATACTCCGGTACCTTCCTATTTTGGTGTGGATCAAGTGATTTTCAGCATTTGTGATGGAACAGCACCTGATGCTCTTTGCTCCAATGACACTCTATTTCTTACGATTGATGCTTTCATCCAGTCCAGCGCAGGAAATGACCAGGAAATCTGCAGCCTGGCATCCACAATTCTTCAGGGAAATAGTGCATATCCGGGAACTGGAAGTTGGAACCTTATTTCAGGATTCAATGTTCCCCTCATCACTATGATAAGTCCTTCTGCAGCAGAAGTTACCGGACTTATTCCAAATCAAACAGCCTATTTATTTGAATACCTGGTTTCAAACGGTGCATGTGAAAGCAGGGATACTATGCAGGTTGTCAACTATTTAGCACCGAGTACTTCTTTTGCCGGTTATGATCAATATATCTGTTCTGCTATTCCGGCGACCCTCACAATGGGCGCAAACACTCCTTCAATTGGAATTGGGCACTGGACCTATATTTTCGGTCCGGGTCCTGTGAATATCATCAATCTTAATGATCCCAATACAGAAATGACCGGGTTGATTGCCGGAACTTATTTATTCGACTGGACTATTCAAAATGGAAATTGTGATGCATCTTCGAGTGCGGTTTTCATACAGGTAACAGAGCAACCAAATGTATTTGCAGGGAACGATACAACGATTTGTCCGGGTCAATCATTTATTTCCCTTTCCACATCCCTTGCCAATGCTTACCTGGATATTGACTGGAGCACATCAGGAAGTGGAACCTTTGATAATCCTGCGGCTTTGCACCCAACCTATTTCCCATCGGCTGACGATCTGGAAATCGGGATGGTGATCCTTAGTCTGAATGCCAGTGGAAACTTCCCTTGTGGTTCAGTTACCGATGAAATGGCCCTTTACTTTGGTGGAAATATCAATGTGAACGCCGGGCCGGATGATTTTCTCACTCCAGGACAAACTGCATATTTATTAGGGAATGCAACAGCATCAACTGGCTTGGCCGTGATATGGAGCAGCGATGGAGATGGTTCATTCGATGACCCTACCCTCTTAAATACAACTTATTTCCCGGGAGTAAACGATGCCATAAATGGAAATATCATACTTACACTAAGTAGTAACGACCCGGATGCGTGCATTTTTGTTTCTGACGATATGCAACTTCAATATGTAAATGGAGTATATGTCAATGCCGGAACAGATGCTTCCTCCTGTGGGGATTCTTACACGATCACAACCGCTTCAGCCGGAAATTACAGCAGTTTTTACTGGAGTCACGACGGACTTGGCAACTTTACAAATAACAATGGTTTAAATCCAATTTACCATCCTGCAACTGATGAATCCGGACCTGTAAATATTACACTTTCTGCAATTGGACAAAGTCCGGCTACGGATACAGTTACAGATCAGATGATTCTTACGATTGCCTATCCAAAGGCAAGGATCAGTGGTTCAGCATCAATTTGCCAGGATGATTCAGCAACCCTGAGATTCGAACTGGAAGGTATTGCTCCATGGAATCTCACCTACACGGATGGAATAACGATTTTTGAAATCAATGATATTACTCAAACTCCACTTTTAATAAAAGTAAAACCCATTGCCGACCATAAGGAATATACTTTACTAAGTATAGCAGATGCTCATTGCCAGGCAAATATGACACATGTTTCAGGAATGGCTTTAATAACCATTCTGCCTGCTCCGGTTGCACAATTCGGGTCACAAGATGAATGTTCAGGCATACCTGTTCATTTTCAGGATATTTCGGGACCAAATAATCTAATAGAATGGAACTGGAATTTTGGTGATCCGGCTTCGGGAATTGAAAATACCAGCAACCTGCAAAACCCTCAACATCTCTATAGCCAGGCCGGAACTTACCATGTTCAATTAAACATCACCGATATTAATGGCTGCAATGCTCAGATCATCAATAATGTAAATATTCTGAGCCCTCCTGCTTCATCTTATTCTTTTACCACACATCAAGGAAACCATAAAGTAGATTTTAAAGTAGAAGGAAATACTCCATCCACTCTCATTGAAAACTACACCTGGTATTTTGGTGATGGAGAGCAATTGACCATTAGTCCAACTCAAAGCGAGATCACACATGTTTATGAGAATTCGGGGAATTATACTTCTCAATTATTGGTTTCAGGGAAAAATGGTTGTTCCGGTCAAAGTACACAAATTGTGCAAGTAGGCGTAGTTCCGACGCTGGAACTTGTATTGAATAACAATAATGCCTGCCAGCAATCAGAAGTCACTGCCTCCGTTTCTTATACCGGAACCTATTCCAGCTGGATCATTGAATGGGGAGATGGCACTGCTCCTGGCATGGAATCTGCGCATCAAACCTCAGCCAGTCATATTTATGAGATTCCGGGTAGTTACAACATTGTAGCCCGTATCATTACAACAGATTTCCCAATGATTGTGACTGACTCGATAAGTTTCCAGATCAATATCTTTCCTAAACCGAACGCTGATTTCAGCAGTGAAAATCATTGCCTGGGAGAGGAAACAATTTTCACGAACTTATCTGTTTCAGAGGGCCTTGGCGCAGATAGCTACTCATGGATTTTCGGAGAGAGTGGTTCAACTATGAACACTTCTCATCTTCAGGAAGTTTCATTCAGATACGCAACACCAGGGAATCATGAAGCCATTCTCACAGCTACCAATTCATATGGCTGTGTTGACACAATTCAAAGAAATATTGAAATCGTCCTTCCCCCGTCCGCTTCTTTTTCCAGTGACGCATCGTGTGTTGGACAAAGTATTCATTTGTATGATCAGTCGAAAAAAGGCAACACTGATTTAAACAGCTGGTATTGGGAAATTGGAGGCAATAACCAAACATTCTCTTCAACACTTCAGAATCCTGAGTTTGTATTGACAGAGGAAGGCAATTATAATCTGAAGCTGAGCATTAGCGATGAAAAGGGCTGCACATCAAAATTTGATTCCACGCTCAAAGTATCAGGGTTCCCAATGAGTGTCTTTAATATTGAAGAAAACTATGGCCATGAACAAGGCAGGGTAAAATTTAGTAATGGATCTATTGGTGGTACAACATATTACTGGGATTTCGGGAATGGATTTACATCAACTGAAGCTTCGCCCCGATTTCCAATTTCTACGAAGATGGAAATTATACTATCCAATTGGTTACCGCAAATTCAAGCGGATGCAGCGACACTGCCGTAA
- a CDS encoding O-methyltransferase has protein sequence MKNSPDSLFISPLLEAYAENNSSPEPALLVQLRRETHLRSHMPQMLSGPIQGGLLRFISRMIQPVCILEIGTFTGYSALCLVDGLRDGGKLHTIEINPEMVEFAGRYFKEAGVSESIIQHTGDALSIIPGIPGPFDLVFIDADKENYLHYLELVLDKMSPGGWILADNTLWYGRVIEENAEKDRETAGIMAFNAFVASADELDCLLLPVRDGLTLIRKR, from the coding sequence ATGAAGAATTCTCCAGACTCCCTCTTTATTTCGCCCTTATTGGAGGCCTATGCGGAAAATAACTCCAGTCCTGAGCCTGCATTACTGGTGCAACTCCGGCGTGAGACCCATCTTCGTAGCCATATGCCTCAAATGCTATCCGGCCCAATACAGGGTGGACTTCTCAGATTTATCAGTCGAATGATACAACCCGTATGCATCCTTGAAATCGGGACATTCACTGGCTATTCGGCACTTTGCCTGGTTGATGGGTTAAGAGATGGAGGTAAACTTCATACCATAGAGATTAACCCTGAAATGGTTGAATTTGCAGGCAGATACTTCAAAGAGGCTGGTGTTAGTGAAAGCATCATCCAGCATACAGGAGATGCATTATCCATTATTCCCGGGATTCCCGGCCCTTTTGACCTGGTATTTATAGATGCTGACAAGGAAAACTACCTCCATTACCTTGAGTTGGTCCTGGATAAAATGAGCCCCGGGGGTTGGATATTGGCTGATAACACTCTATGGTACGGGAGGGTAATTGAAGAAAATGCCGAAAAAGACAGGGAAACCGCTGGTATTATGGCTTTTAATGCCTTTGTTGCTTCGGCAGATGAACTTGATTGCTTATTGCTGCCTGTCCGCGATGGATTGACCTTGATCAGGAAAAGATAG
- a CDS encoding WG repeat-containing protein encodes MKKSKIAGRFLLVFTFLLLLFSVGAQEVPGPSKNSSGKWGYTSKAGTVVISYLYDDARTFSNDLAAVKKAGLWGYISVDGTVVVEPKYEDAWYFTNGLAAVKSYDKWGYINKKGEVMIPIEYEDAAEFVNSLAWVKKDGLIGYINTSGETVIPFQYKAAVSFSKSYALAYYETGWGVIDNKGTPMAGTATFVFDDARPFEDDMAPVYSKSAGKWGLVGTDGKLKVDFEFSSPTIDKTTSAFTWAYAAASYNNSDKINLAKQIRLGTVGIGVRYNTYDQYHDRVRFSAMVYDNPDSTLVYNGSEYSLMFKFMNKRDISRGYKGYGFAGQYYGFELRYADLQCNPIYSEVYDENYMLVAQTNISPIIKRYDAAMLIGYSSSRKLFFWDIGMSIGVGYKDHDFGDYGKTGYTYSDERLTEGWTKVYLVNRYYLRFGINLF; translated from the coding sequence ATGAAAAAAAGCAAAATAGCCGGCCGATTTTTATTAGTGTTCACATTTTTGTTGCTGCTTTTTTCTGTCGGGGCACAAGAAGTACCCGGCCCTTCAAAGAATTCTTCAGGGAAATGGGGATATACCAGTAAGGCTGGAACCGTGGTCATCAGTTATCTCTATGATGATGCCCGGACCTTCAGCAATGATCTGGCTGCTGTTAAGAAAGCAGGCCTTTGGGGATATATTTCGGTTGACGGGACTGTGGTGGTGGAACCTAAATATGAAGATGCCTGGTATTTTACCAATGGTTTAGCTGCTGTGAAAAGTTATGACAAATGGGGCTATATCAATAAAAAGGGGGAGGTGATGATCCCCATCGAATATGAGGATGCCGCTGAATTTGTCAATAGCCTGGCATGGGTGAAAAAAGATGGACTCATCGGTTATATCAATACCAGTGGTGAAACTGTGATTCCTTTCCAGTATAAAGCAGCTGTTTCTTTCAGTAAAAGTTATGCACTTGCTTACTATGAAACAGGCTGGGGAGTCATTGATAATAAGGGAACTCCGATGGCCGGGACAGCCACATTTGTTTTTGATGACGCCCGCCCCTTTGAAGATGACATGGCTCCAGTATATTCCAAGTCGGCAGGGAAATGGGGACTGGTGGGCACCGATGGTAAACTGAAGGTTGATTTCGAGTTTTCCTCGCCAACTATTGACAAAACGACCTCTGCTTTTACATGGGCTTATGCAGCTGCTTCCTATAATAATAGTGACAAGATCAATCTTGCTAAGCAGATCAGGCTCGGTACCGTCGGAATCGGGGTCAGGTATAATACGTATGATCAGTACCATGACCGGGTTCGCTTTTCGGCCATGGTTTATGATAATCCGGATTCCACCCTGGTGTATAATGGAAGTGAATATTCCCTGATGTTTAAGTTTATGAACAAACGGGATATCTCAAGAGGGTATAAAGGCTATGGATTTGCCGGTCAGTATTATGGTTTTGAACTTCGCTATGCCGATCTGCAATGTAATCCGATATATTCTGAAGTATATGATGAGAACTATATGCTGGTGGCTCAAACCAATATTTCACCTATTATTAAACGCTACGATGCGGCCATGTTAATTGGTTATTCAAGTAGCAGGAAACTCTTTTTCTGGGATATCGGTATGAGTATTGGGGTGGGTTATAAAGACCATGATTTCGGCGATTACGGAAAGACAGGTTACACCTACTCCGATGAAAGACTTACTGAAGGCTGGACAAAGGTTTACCTTGTTAATCGGTATTACTTAAGGTTTGGGATTAACTTGTTCTAA
- a CDS encoding VOC family protein: MHQNIAAIALVVKDYDEAIDFYTTKLHFTLVEDTVLSETKRWVVIAPPGSKGCNLLLAKAANSRQMDSIGNQTGGRVFLFLHTDNLDRDYLNLLDKKVKIIRQPSVEIYGKVAVFEDLYGNLWDLIEPIHAEQSA, from the coding sequence ATGCATCAAAATATAGCAGCCATTGCCCTTGTAGTTAAGGACTATGACGAAGCCATCGACTTTTATACCACGAAACTCCATTTCACACTGGTTGAAGATACTGTGCTAAGCGAGACGAAAAGATGGGTGGTGATAGCTCCGCCAGGCAGTAAAGGCTGCAACCTGTTACTTGCCAAAGCTGCCAATAGCAGACAAATGGATAGTATTGGCAATCAAACGGGTGGCAGGGTATTCCTGTTTCTCCATACCGATAACCTCGATCGGGATTACCTTAACCTCTTAGATAAAAAAGTGAAGATTATAAGGCAGCCTTCTGTGGAAATTTATGGCAAGGTTGCAGTTTTTGAAGATTTGTATGGGAACCTATGGGACCTGATAGAGCCCATCCATGCTGAACAGAGTGCTTAA
- a CDS encoding gliding motility-associated C-terminal domain-containing protein has translation MSYQQLFKGLYVPNVFSPGNTDALIGNWQPKGEKLASYRVEVYNRWQELQWSSDKLDENGSPTESWDGTFKGVPCQPGIYIWRIQATFIDGTTWQNQDIGNRENMPNLDLGTITLIR, from the coding sequence ATGAGCTATCAACAACTTTTCAAAGGGCTTTATGTTCCCAATGTCTTTTCTCCTGGCAACACAGATGCTTTAATCGGGAATTGGCAACCAAAAGGCGAAAAACTGGCCTCATACAGAGTTGAAGTTTACAATCGCTGGCAGGAATTACAATGGAGTTCCGATAAACTCGATGAGAACGGTTCGCCAACAGAAAGCTGGGATGGCACATTCAAAGGAGTTCCTTGCCAGCCAGGAATTTATATCTGGAGAATCCAGGCTACCTTTATTGATGGCACAACCTGGCAGAATCAAGATATTGGCAATCGGGAGAATATGCCCAACCTTGACCTGGGAACCATTACCCTGATAAGATAG